A genomic window from Sparus aurata chromosome 14, fSpaAur1.1, whole genome shotgun sequence includes:
- the ovch1 gene encoding ovochymase-1 — translation MEVRIIGGQEAWAHSWPWQVSLQFATMPACGGAIIGPLWVVSAAHCFKRYKKASFWTVLAGKHDLDNPHEPGQQVVGVSMIIRHQGYNTRTKDSDVALLKLQQPLVFNQFIRPIDIWMNPLSPFRKCTITGWGSTQENGPRVNRLQEVNVTILPHDVCNQYYLGRIRPSMFCAGKDRGGADACQGDSGGPLSCFTGSRYELAGLVSWGVGCGRARRPGVYTKIQQHTQWISNILNDQNIMYSDDVPVEEDRCGKKQSSSCDKAPGLAALSVSQDGEVSVGNVSESCPFSWPWQVSLQDNGRHYCSGALIHHRWVVTAKHCNVRAKEDVVVLGVHDLRFSSSQTVPVDEVFNLPQDGSFPPKSDVSLLRLSVPARFSSNVSPVCVPDEDEDLDDSWSCITTGWGATKATGDIDPDRLHHLGLTLVNQTTCRERWGGLLGDSHICSHPAGSTSCMGDSGAPLLCRKSGAYFLFGVVTWGSRHCDADKPAIFSRISDYHSWITEVTEDI, via the exons ATGGAGGTCCGGATCATCGGGGGCCAGGAGGCCTGGGCTCACTCGTGGCCCTGGCAGGTTTCTCTTCAGTTCGCCACCATGCCGGCCTGCGGCGGCGCCATCATCGGCCCGCTGTGGGTCGTCTCTGCTGCCCACTGCTTCAAAAG GTACAAGAAAGCTTCTTTCTGGACAGTTCTGGCTGGAAAACACGACCTGGATAATCCTCATGAACCTGGACAACAA GTGGTTGGAGTCTCCATGATCATCAGGCATCAGGGCTACAACACTCGGACCAAAGACAGCGACGTGGctctgctgaagctgcagcagccgcTGGTCTTCAACCAATTCATCAGACCCATTGACATCTGGATGAACCCTCTGTCCCCCTTCAGGAAGTGTACCATCACCGGCTGGGGCTCCACCCAAGAGA ATGGTCCTCGTGTCAACAGACTGCAGGAGGTGAACGTGACCATCCTGCCCCATGACGTCTGCAACCAGTACTACCTGGGGAGGATACGACCCTCCATGTTCTGTGCTGggaaggacagaggaggagctgacgCCTGCCAG ggGGACTCTGGAGGTCCTCTGTCCTGCTTCACCGGCAGTAGGTACGAGCTGGCTGGTTTGGTGAGTTGGGGAGTCGGTTGTGGACGAGCCAGAAGACCTGGAGTCTACACCAAAATCCAACAACACACTCAGtggatctccaacatcttga ATGATCAGAATATCATGTATTCAGACGATGTTCCTGTAGAAG AGGACAGGTGTGGTAAGAAGCAGAGCTCCAGCTGTGACAAGGCTCCAGGCCTCgctgctctctctgtgtcccAGGATGGTGAGGTGTCTGTGGGGAACGTGTCAGAGTCCTGTCCCTTCTCCTGGCCCTGGCAGGTCAGCCTGCAGGACAATGGACGCCATTACTGCAGCGGAGCGCTGATCCACCACCGCTGGGTCGTCACCGCCAAACACTGCAACGTCAG AGCTAAAGAGGATGTGGTGGTTCTGGGAGTCCATGACCTCCGCTTCTCCTCGTCTCAAACTGTCCCGGTGGACGAGGTCTTCAATCTACCACAGGACGGCAGCTTTCCTCCAAAATCTGACGTGTCACTGCTCCGCCTCAGCGTGCCCGCCAGATTCA GCTCGAATGTGTCTCCAGTTTGTGTCCCTGACGAAGACGAGGATCTCGACGACAGCTGGTCCTGCATCACAACCGGCTGGGGAGCAACAAAGGCAACAG GGGACATTGATCCGGACCGGCTGCACCATCTTGGGCTGACTCTGGTTAATCAGACGACCTGCAGGGAGCGGTGGGGAGGACTCCTTGGGGACTCCCACATCTGTTCACATCCTGCAGGCTCCACCTCCTGCATG gGAGACTCTGGTGCTCCGCTGTTGTGTCGGAAGAGTGGCGCTTACTTCCTGTTTGGTGTGGTCACATGGGGCAGCAGGCACTGTGATGCAGACAAACCAGCCATCTTCTCCAGAATCTCAGATTATCACTCTTGGATCACCGAGGTGACGGAAGacatctga